A portion of the Oncorhynchus nerka isolate Pitt River linkage group LG27, Oner_Uvic_2.0, whole genome shotgun sequence genome contains these proteins:
- the LOC115112391 gene encoding protein phosphatase 1 regulatory subunit 3E-like, whose product METQAVRSVVVMLPPKNCLPRNYSCIAGLFGSLTADPRLEDEEGMELNGESEPIEMHHVVDERPRGRESFLKPPQSPNLRRRCKSLPTPIERAKLEISRSRSPCSQKKVRFADSLGLELTSVKHFNDTDMPDVPERIMARFDRGPLHLNPFDKFPRAPTTQSSFMELQFKNPGTLPGFTEKVKEVKVLLECAEADEFSLSGVVRVLNMAFEKSVYLRFSINNWITFMDSLTSYVPESSDGVTDQFSFKIITPTTFLESGGTFQFAIRYCVGGDEYWDNNNGFNYKVRRHRFKISPPREWEDGWIHFI is encoded by the coding sequence ATGGAAACCCAGGCTGTGCGCTCTGTCGTGGTCATGCTACCTCCCAAGAACTGCCTCCCGAGGAACTACAGCTGCATAGCTGGGTTGTTCGGGAGCTTGACAGCAGACCCGAGATTAGAAGACGAAGAGGGGATGGAGCTGAACGGAGAAAGCGAGCCCATCGAGATGCACCATGTGGTGGATGAGAGACCAAGAGGACGTGAATCCTTCCTCAAACCCCCGCAGAGTCCGAACCTGCGCCGCAGGTGCAAGTCTCTGCCGACCCCCATAGAGAGAGCGAAGCTTGAGATCTCCCGCAGCCGGAGTCCCTGCAGCCAGAAAAAGGTCCGTTTCGCCGACTCTCTGGGTCTGGAGCTCACCTCTGTGAAGCACTTTAATGACACAGACATGCCCGATGTGCCGGAGCGCATAATGGCGAGATTCGACAGGGGTCCCCTCCACCTGAACCCCTTTGACAAGTTCCCCAGGGCACCGACCACCCAGTCAAGTTTTATGGAGCTGCAATTCAAGAACCCCGGGACCCTACCAGGCTTTACTGAGAAAGTGAAAGAAGTGAAAGTGTTGTTGGAGTGTGCTGAAGCCGACGAGTTCAGTCTGTCGGGCGTCGTGCGGGTTTTGAACATGGCGTTCGAGAAAAGTGTATATTTGAGGTTCTCAATCAACAACTGGATAACCTTCATGGACAGTCTGACATCTTATGTCCCCGAATCAAGCGACGGTGTGACAGACCAATTCTCCTTTAAGATAATCACACCAACGACGTTTCTGGAGAGCGGAGGCACATTCCAGTTTGCCATTAGATACTGCGTTGGTGGAGATGAGTATTGGGACAATAATAACGGGTTCAACTACAAAGTGCGACGCCACAGGTTTAAGATTTCCCCACCCCGTGAGTGGGAGGATGGCTGGATTCACTTCATCTAA
- the si:ch73-103b9.2 gene encoding uncharacterized protein si:ch73-103b9.2: MDKFKEWDQAPVEVAEDRSVAVEYTGWDQSRQIPNRGHVDALLDISDDTSSKEQEPFEFLCLSGWEEAIRGWGRTTPLGCLVQTQRRGKRVKTGDTDHHCHLCVDLVKLSDPPDSESSLTHSPESFWDSTLDPWAKSSPTTLGDFLNRPYSHTSSISSEESPPESFRDLQKATQQLTLRDKMMEDKAEVCEISDSLLGSAPSQGHHHSASECPMTLIINSFAVLPPVKASQPRHPKVTSQLRRGEAGPGRSASDGETAEAGSDGVTPAWESGGGVESQQSRHLLSAFSIPVPKRCDMPLSTLSDPLPRATYPLDRHLRQDPRTSSAHRLYFGLKTKILKRAEPQLPILFGTRVPIPASAQRLL; encoded by the exons ATGGACAAATTCAAGGAATGGGATCAGGCGCCTGTAGAAGTGGCTGAAGACAGAAGTGTGGCAGTCGAGTACACAGGATGGGACCAGAGCCGACAAATACCCAACAGGGGCCATGTCGATGCCCTTTTGGATATCAGCGATGATACCTCATCCAAAGAGCAGGAGCCATTtgagtttctctgtctctccggATGGGAGGAAGCT ATCCGGGGCTGGGGTAGAACTACTCCACTTGGCTGCCTGGTTCAGacccagaggagaggaaagagggtcAAGACTGGAGACACAGACCACCACTGCCACCTGTGTGTGGACCTTGTGAAGCTCTCTGACCCCCCTGACTCTGAATCCAGTTTAACCCACTCCCCTGAGTCCTTCTGGGACTCCACCCTGGACCCATGGGCGAAAAGCTCCCCCACAACCCTGGGAGACTTCCTGAACAGACCCTACAGTCACACCTCTAGCATCTCTTCAGAGGAGTCCCCACCAGAGTCCTTCAGGGACCTTCAGAAAGCCACACAGCAACTGACACTCCGAGACAAGATGATGGAGGACAAGGCTGAGGTGTGTGAGATCAGTGACTCACTGCTGGGCTCGGCCCCCTCGCAGGGTCACCACCACTCAGCCTCAGAGTGTCCCATGACGCTGATCATCAACAGCTTCGCCGTTCTACCGCCCGTGAAGGCCTCCCAGCCCAGACACCCTAAGGTCACCAGCCAGCTCCGGAGGGGGGAGGCTGGACCGGGACGCAGCGCCTCAGACGGGGAGACCGCAGAGGCTGGGTCAGACGGTGTCACGCCTGCCTGGGAGAGCGGAGGAGGTGTGGAGAGCCAGCAGAGTCGCCACCTGTTGTCTGCATTCAGCATCCCTGTCCCCAAGAGATGTGACATGCCCCTCAGCACACTGTCAGATCCTCTACCCCGCGCCACCTACCCCCTGGACAGACACCTCAGACAGGATCCCCGGACCAGCAGTGCTCATAGACTCTACTTTGGACTGAAGACCAAGATCCTAAAGCGTGCAGAGCCCCAGCTGCCCATTCTGTTTGGAACCAGGGTGCCCATCCCAGCCTCTGCACAGAGACTACTCTGA